GACCTTGATCAAGAAACTCAGCCGCACAGGCGGACGCCAGGCCGCTCAAGCCATCCTCACGACCGACTTACGTCCGAAAACCGTCGTCGTTCAAGCCAAGATCGGCGGCCGAGTCGTGACCATCGGAGGCATGGCCAAGGGTTCAGGCATGATCCATCCCAATATGGCCACCATGCTCGGATACTTGACCACCGATGCCGCCATTGCGCCGGCCGCGCTGCAGCGCGCGCTGAAATCAGCAGTCGATCAGTCCTTTAATTGTATTACGGTGGACGGCGATACCAGCACCAATGATACGGTCCTCTGCCTGGCCAACGGATTGGCGAAGAACGCGACCATCCAATCAGGCTCTAAGCACTATCGGCAGTTCGAACAACTGCTGACCGAGGCGTCGCAGGCGCTGGCCTTGGCCATCTGCCGTGACGGCGAAGGCGTTACGAAGGTCGTCAAAATCGCCGTCGGCGGAGCGAAGACCGTCGCAGCGGCCAAGCGAGTAGCCAGCACGATCGCCACCTCTAACTTAGTCAAGACGGCCTTGTTCGGTGAAGACGCCAACTGGGGACGTGTCATGGGCGCCCTCGGACGATCCGGCGTTCCCATCAATCCCGACATCGTGACGGTGCGCTTCGACAAGGTCGTGATGGTCAAACGAGGAATGGGAACAGGGCTGGCGGCGGAACGGAAAATCGCGCGGGTATTCAAGCAGAAGGAATTTACGATCTCGGTCGATCTCGGGCAAGGACAGGCAGCGGCCCACATGTGGACGACCGACTTGTCGTACGACTATGTTCGCATCAACGCAAGCTATCGATCCTGAGGATGAACCCCACACCTAACCGCTTGAAAATCCACTGTAGCTATGATAGCGTGCCGAGGCTTTAGAGGTGCATCGGATAACTCTGCTCACACCATCGGCGTCAGCAGAAATAGTACTTAAATTTAACATCAGCGAAGAAAAGCGCTGCTTGGCTTGAGAATAAGGGGATTCGTTCCCCTCACCCGCACGGCGGGTGCTCTGCAAGCCTCGAAGGGAGGTGAAGGCATGGGAGTGGTCGCGATCAAGGAATTGCTGGAAGCAGGCGTGCACTTTGGACACCAGACGAACCGCTGGAATCCAAAGATGAAGAAGTATCTCTTCGGTGAACGCAACGGCATCTACATCATCGACTTGCAGCAGACGCTCACGCGGATGGAACAGGCCTATGCCTTCGTTCGGGACACCGTCGCAGCCGGTGAAACCGTCCTCTTCGTCGGCACCAAGCGGCAAGCCGCGGAAATTCTCCAAGAGGAATCGACCCGCGCCAATATGTTTTACGTGAACCAGCGCTGGCTCGGCGGCATGCTGACGAACTTCAAGACCATTCGTCTCAGCATCGACAAGATGAAGAAAATGGAAACGACGCTGCAAAATCCGACCGAGCATGGTCTGAAGAAAAAAGAAATCATGCTCATGCAGAAAGACATCGTCAAATTGCAGAAGTATCTCTCCGGCATCAAGACCATGCGCGGCCTTCCGGGCGCCATCTTCGTGCTGGATACCCGCATTGAAAAGATTGCCGTGCAGGAAGCGACCAGACTGGGGATCCCCGTTATCGCGATTCTGGACAGCAACTGCGACCCCGATAACATCACGTACCCGATCCCGGGGAACGACGACGCCATCCGCTCCATCAAGCTGATCACCTCGAAGATTGCGGACGCCTGCATCGAAGGCGCGCATATCAAGACGCAGCGCGATGAAGCCGACTTCCAGGCGGCTCCGGCCGCAGGTGGAAAGCCGGCCGCAGTGAGCGCGGCTCCCGTCGCTTAACGCATTCGACAACCTAATATTCACGACGATCTCTCTCACCGCGTAAGGATAGAGGACCATGGCAGGATCAAGTCAGCTTGTGAAAGAACTTCGGGAAAAAACCGGCGCCGGTATCCTGGATTGCCAGAAGGCGTTGACGGAAAACGGCGACGATGTCGAGAAGGCCATCGACTACCTCCGGCAAAAAGGTCTGGCCGCGGCCGCCAAGAAAGCCGGACGTGAAACGAATCAGGGGTTGATCCATTCCTATATTCATATGGGTGGGAAAATCGGCGTCTTGATCGAAGTCAATTGCGAGACGGACTTTGTGGCGCGCAACGAAGAGTTTAAAGCCTTCGTGAACGACCTGGCGCTCCAGATCGCCGCAGCCAATCCATCATACGTCAAGCGCGAGGACATCCCCGCCGACCTGGTCGAACGAGAGAAAGCTATTTTCGAAGGGCAAGCGAAGGAACTGGGGAAGCCCGCGGCGGCCTTGCCGAAAATCGTGGAAGGCAAGCTGGAAAAGTTCTATCAGGAGAACTGCCTGCTGGAACAGTCCTTCATCAAGGACCCAAGCGTCACCGTCAAAGACCTGGTGGCGCAGAAGATTTCCAAGATCGGCGAGAACATGAACATCCGCCGGTTCACCCGCTTTCAGTTAGGCCAAGCATGAGTTCTGCGAAATACCGGCGCCTCCTCCTGAAAGTCAGCGGGGAGATGTTGGCCGGTGAGCAGGGCTACGGGATTCAGCCATCCGTCCTTGAGGGACTGGCGCAAGAAATCGCCTCTGTCGTGGCCCTGGATGTCCAAGTTGCCGTCGTCATCGGCGGCGGCAACATTTTCCGCGGGCTGGCGGCCAGCGCATCCGGGATGGAACGCGCCTCTGCCGACTACATGGGCATGCTCGCCACCGTCATGAATGCCCTCGCCCTCCAGAATGCACTGGAACGGGTCGGCGTCATCACTCGCGTCCAATCCGCCATTGAAATGCGCCAACTAGCCGAAGGCTATATTCGGCGTCGCGCCATCCGCCACCTGGAAAAAAATCGCGTCGTGATCTTTGCCGGCGGCACCGGCAATCCCTATTTCTCGACCGACACGGCTGCCGCGCTACGGGCCATGGAAATCGGTGCGCAGGTCATTCTCAAAGGAACCAAAGTCGACGGGATTTACGATGCCGATCCGGTGAAAAATCCCTCGGCAAAGAAATACAGCGAGATCCCGTTTCTCTCGATCCTGAACCAAAACTTAAAGGTGATGGACTCGACGGCCATCAGCCTCTGCATGGATAACAACCTTCCCCTCATTGTGTTCAAGTTGACCGAACAGGGGAACTTCAAGCGGGTCGCACTCGGCGAACCCATCGGCACGCTGGTCACGATCAGCCCGCGCTAGCTCATTACGGAGTACCGCCATGTCGAACGCAGCTGCAGTCAAGCAAACCCTGACGACCCATATGGACAACGCCGTGGAACACCTCAAGCGGGACCTTGCCGGTCTCCGCACAGGCCGGGCCTCGGTGGCGCTCCTGGATGGCATTCGGGTCGATTACTACGGCACCATGACACCGCTCAAACAGATCGCCAACATTTCGACCCCGGAAGCGCGGCTCATTACGATTCAGCCCTGGGAACCTCAATTGATTAAAGAGATTGAAAAGTCCCTGGCGAATTCCGGACTGGGGGTGAACCCTTCAAACGACGGCAAAATGATTCGGGTTCCCCTTCCCCCGCTGACCGAAGAGCGCCGCAAGGAATTGACGAAGATCTGCAAGAAACACGGCGAAGACACCAAAGTACAGATCCGCGGTTTCCGGCGCGATGCGAACGAAGAGTTGAAGAAGCTCCAAAAAGATGCGAAGTTGACCGAAGACGAACTGCGCAAGGGAGAGCAGGAAACCCAGAAGCTCACCGAGCAGTACGGGCAGAAAATCGACGACGTGATCAAGAAGAAGGAACAGGAGATCATGGAAGTCTGAGTCAGGCTTCCAGACCCATCCTCATCGCGTGCCGACCATTTCTACATCCTCGCCGACCTACGCCACCGTCGACCTCTCCGCCCTGACCCATAATCTGACACAGTTGCGCCGTCTCCTCTCGCCCGGATGCGAGATCATGGCGGTCGTCAAGGCCAATGCCTACGGCCACGGCGCCGTCGAAGTTGCACGATCGCTCGTCGCACAGGGAGTCACCCGTGTCGCCGTCGTCTCGCTCGACGAGGGCATCGCCCTCCGATCGGCCGGGATCACCGTTCCTATTGTAATGCTTGGGCCTCTGTTCGCAGAACAGCTCCACGACATCATCGCCCACCGGCTCACGCCCGTCCTGAGCGATCGTGCGTTGATCCCGATTCTGGCCCAGGCCACGGCCTCGCTCGCGACCCCCTACCCGATTCACCTCAAAGTGGAAACAGGCATGGGCCGTCTCGGACTGGCTACGGACGAGCTGTTGAACCTCATCGACTCAGGCCCATTGCCGGCTTCGCTCAGGATCGAAGGACTGATGACTCACTTCGCCGATTCCGACGGCCCCACGACAAGCCAAACTGAGCATCAGCTCGCGCTCTTTCAACACGTCATGAATGGCATCACGGCCCGCGGCCTTTCTATCCCGCTGATTCACGCCGCCAACAGCGGTGCCGCCGTTCGCTATCCGCACTCGCACTATTCGCTGATTCGACCAGGCATCATGCTCTATGGCTATCACACCTTGCCGAAATCGATCGCGGCGCCCGACCTCAAACCGGTCTTGTCATTGCGGAGTTGCATCGCGCAGATGCGCGCCATCCCAACCGGTGGCACCATCAGCTATAACGCGACCTTCGTGGCAAAACGGCCGACCCGCGTCGCCGTACTCCCGATCGGCTATGCCGATGGGTTCAACCGGCGACTCTCGAACCGTGGAGAAGTCCTCGTGCGCGGGCAACGCGCCAAGGTCATTGGCCTGGTGTGTATGGATATGGTGATGATTGATGTGACGGAGATCCCGAACGCTGCCGTCGGGGACGAGGTCATCCTGATCGGCCGCCAGGGACGTGATCAGATTACCGCTGCCGATCTGGCCGAATGGACCGGCACGATCGCCTACGAAACGCTCTGCGCGATCGGTCCACGCATCCCACGCCGTTATCACACTTCCTAGCGCTCTCGCCTCCGGCGGCTAGAAATTCATTCGGAATGAAATCCCGCCGGTATGATAGGTCGTGCGATAGAGTCCGTTCACCGCCGTCGCCAGGGCGCACCCGCAACTCACCGTCCGCTGTTCGTAGAGGGACAGCTGATAGGACAGGTCGAATCCCACGGCCTTCGGCTTGATCGGGCCGACCCCGAAATCGCCGCACCGAATCCCGAAGAT
This genomic stretch from Nitrospira sp. harbors:
- the argJ gene encoding bifunctional glutamate N-acetyltransferase/amino-acid acetyltransferase ArgJ translates to MNAQASGVTAPQGFEAAGIHCGIKKPGILDLALVVSTVAGPIAGVFTKNRVAAAPVILDRRHLRQRRGRAIIVNSGNANACTGAKGLRAAVAMAAAIGKSLAIPVNQVFVGSTGVIGRVLPIDRVQAGIPTLIKKLSRTGGRQAAQAILTTDLRPKTVVVQAKIGGRVVTIGGMAKGSGMIHPNMATMLGYLTTDAAIAPAALQRALKSAVDQSFNCITVDGDTSTNDTVLCLANGLAKNATIQSGSKHYRQFEQLLTEASQALALAICRDGEGVTKVVKIAVGGAKTVAAAKRVASTIATSNLVKTALFGEDANWGRVMGALGRSGVPINPDIVTVRFDKVVMVKRGMGTGLAAERKIARVFKQKEFTISVDLGQGQAAAHMWTTDLSYDYVRINASYRS
- the rpsB gene encoding 30S ribosomal protein S2; translated protein: MGVVAIKELLEAGVHFGHQTNRWNPKMKKYLFGERNGIYIIDLQQTLTRMEQAYAFVRDTVAAGETVLFVGTKRQAAEILQEESTRANMFYVNQRWLGGMLTNFKTIRLSIDKMKKMETTLQNPTEHGLKKKEIMLMQKDIVKLQKYLSGIKTMRGLPGAIFVLDTRIEKIAVQEATRLGIPVIAILDSNCDPDNITYPIPGNDDAIRSIKLITSKIADACIEGAHIKTQRDEADFQAAPAAGGKPAAVSAAPVA
- the tsf gene encoding translation elongation factor Ts, whose protein sequence is MAGSSQLVKELREKTGAGILDCQKALTENGDDVEKAIDYLRQKGLAAAAKKAGRETNQGLIHSYIHMGGKIGVLIEVNCETDFVARNEEFKAFVNDLALQIAAANPSYVKREDIPADLVEREKAIFEGQAKELGKPAAALPKIVEGKLEKFYQENCLLEQSFIKDPSVTVKDLVAQKISKIGENMNIRRFTRFQLGQA
- the pyrH gene encoding UMP kinase, with product MSSAKYRRLLLKVSGEMLAGEQGYGIQPSVLEGLAQEIASVVALDVQVAVVIGGGNIFRGLAASASGMERASADYMGMLATVMNALALQNALERVGVITRVQSAIEMRQLAEGYIRRRAIRHLEKNRVVIFAGGTGNPYFSTDTAAALRAMEIGAQVILKGTKVDGIYDADPVKNPSAKKYSEIPFLSILNQNLKVMDSTAISLCMDNNLPLIVFKLTEQGNFKRVALGEPIGTLVTISPR
- the frr gene encoding ribosome recycling factor, giving the protein MSNAAAVKQTLTTHMDNAVEHLKRDLAGLRTGRASVALLDGIRVDYYGTMTPLKQIANISTPEARLITIQPWEPQLIKEIEKSLANSGLGVNPSNDGKMIRVPLPPLTEERRKELTKICKKHGEDTKVQIRGFRRDANEELKKLQKDAKLTEDELRKGEQETQKLTEQYGQKIDDVIKKKEQEIMEV
- the alr gene encoding alanine racemase, giving the protein MPTISTSSPTYATVDLSALTHNLTQLRRLLSPGCEIMAVVKANAYGHGAVEVARSLVAQGVTRVAVVSLDEGIALRSAGITVPIVMLGPLFAEQLHDIIAHRLTPVLSDRALIPILAQATASLATPYPIHLKVETGMGRLGLATDELLNLIDSGPLPASLRIEGLMTHFADSDGPTTSQTEHQLALFQHVMNGITARGLSIPLIHAANSGAAVRYPHSHYSLIRPGIMLYGYHTLPKSIAAPDLKPVLSLRSCIAQMRAIPTGGTISYNATFVAKRPTRVAVLPIGYADGFNRRLSNRGEVLVRGQRAKVIGLVCMDMVMIDVTEIPNAAVGDEVILIGRQGRDQITAADLAEWTGTIAYETLCAIGPRIPRRYHTS